Proteins encoded by one window of Epinephelus moara isolate mb chromosome 18, YSFRI_EMoa_1.0, whole genome shotgun sequence:
- the LOC126405179 gene encoding cold shock domain-containing protein C2-like isoform X2, whose product MADPSLTSPSRTPLRSPNNSLTLSFPFLREGSQVWEEGREHPLPRDLPSPLITKRNRTYSATVRAHSGPVFKGVCKNFSRSQGHGFIRPSHGGDDIFVHISDIEGEYVPVEGDEVTYKVSRVPPKNLKVQAVEVKLIHLNPGTKHETWSGQVIST is encoded by the exons ATGGCAGACCCCAGCCTCACGTCGCCCTCCAGGACCCCGCTGCGCTCCCCCAACAACTCCCTCACCCTCTCCTTCCCTTTCCTGAGGGAGGGGAGCCAGGTatgggaggaagggagggagcaCCCGCTGCCTCGGGATTTGCCCAGCCCGCTGATAACCAAACGCAACCGCACCTACTCAGC TACGGTGCGTGCTCACTCAGGTCCAGTGTTTAAGGGTGTGTGTAAGAACTTCTCCAGGTCACAAGGTCACGGCTTCATCCGACCCTCCCACGGCGGCGACGACATCTTCGTTCACATCTCAGA CATCGAGGGGGAGTATGTCCCGGTCGAGGGCGACGAGGTCACGTACAAAGTGAGCCGGGTCCCGCCCAAGAACCTGAAGGTGCAGGCGGTGGAGGTGAAGCTCATACACCTCAACCCAGGGACGAAACACGAGACCTGGTCGGGCCAGGTCATCAGCACATAG
- the LOC126405179 gene encoding cold shock domain-containing protein C2-like isoform X1, which yields MTTLSSSSIPLLTACRPDRLEVTTLTWITAEPVSHTEAGLSKQTDLQILQRTDNCVSSPSAAHQQPVARGVAAASNTASTPSSLVLVTANMADPSLTSPSRTPLRSPNNSLTLSFPFLREGSQVWEEGREHPLPRDLPSPLITKRNRTYSATVRAHSGPVFKGVCKNFSRSQGHGFIRPSHGGDDIFVHISDIEGEYVPVEGDEVTYKVSRVPPKNLKVQAVEVKLIHLNPGTKHETWSGQVIST from the exons ATGACAACTctctcatcttcctccatccctctcctcaCAGCCTGTCGTCCTGATAGACTTGAAGTGACAACGCTGACCTGGATAACTGCTGAGCCTGTGTCCCACACTGAGGCAGGCCTCTCCAAGCAGACGGACTTACAGATACTGCAGCGGACAGACAACTGTGTCAGCAGCCCATCAGCAGCCCATCAGCAGCCTGTGGCTCGAGGTGTAGCAGCAGCATCCAACACTGCATCCACACCATCCTCCCTCGTCCTCGTCACTGCTAACATGGCAGACCCCAGCCTCACGTCGCCCTCCAGGACCCCGCTGCGCTCCCCCAACAACTCCCTCACCCTCTCCTTCCCTTTCCTGAGGGAGGGGAGCCAGGTatgggaggaagggagggagcaCCCGCTGCCTCGGGATTTGCCCAGCCCGCTGATAACCAAACGCAACCGCACCTACTCAGC TACGGTGCGTGCTCACTCAGGTCCAGTGTTTAAGGGTGTGTGTAAGAACTTCTCCAGGTCACAAGGTCACGGCTTCATCCGACCCTCCCACGGCGGCGACGACATCTTCGTTCACATCTCAGA CATCGAGGGGGAGTATGTCCCGGTCGAGGGCGACGAGGTCACGTACAAAGTGAGCCGGGTCCCGCCCAAGAACCTGAAGGTGCAGGCGGTGGAGGTGAAGCTCATACACCTCAACCCAGGGACGAAACACGAGACCTGGTCGGGCCAGGTCATCAGCACATAG